The region AGCTGGATTTGAGGCTGCTGCTATCCTGTTTAGGCATGACGATCAGCAGTAAATTGTCACTGTCCTGCTGCAAATAGCTTTTTAATAGTTTGATGCCACTGGCATCCGGCTTGATATTGCCATGTACTTCAACTGCGAGTTGAGTCGAAAACAAAGACAAACTATTTAATGCATTAAAGACATTTTTCCAGTCGCTGACGGAACTGACATCATAGCGCTGACGTTCAACTTCCCGCTGTTGCCAGCTGGCACGAAAAGCATCCATCAGGTTCTGTTCAAGCAGAGGCTCCTGACCATGTAATACCCAGGCACCGCGAGCATCGGAAACACGTTTTAATGCCTGAAGGTAGTCAAGTTTCATAGTTCAGTCTTATTGTACTGGTTGAGTAGAAGTTTCGGTTTTTGCCAATGGTAAACGATTTGACGATATCTGACGTGCAATCTGTTGTGCTACATCATCAATGAGAACCTGTTTCAGGAAAACCTGCTCCTGGTCATCGGTATTTACTGTCTCGATATCATATTGATAGGTACGGGTCGCGACGATCGTACGCGGTTCGGTCACAGGATTACCTTGTGCATCTTCAATACGGAAGGTCACATTGAGACGTAATAATGTTTCTACCAGTTTACCGTTTAATTCCAGACGACGCGGAGTATAGTCCAACACACGCAGTACATAGGCATTTGGTGAATTTGATAATTGTACACCAGCCGCACCCAGATAAATTGCCAGCTTTTCCTGAAGCTCCTCGGTATTGGCAGGTAAAACCAGGCTCATCACTGAATAAGCCACAGGTGCTGATGTTGGATTTGAGCCTTTTAAATGGAAACCACAGCCGACTAAGCCTGCACTGAGACCACAAGTTAAAACAATTGCTGCTAAACGTTTGCCCAAATGCATGTGCTGTCCTCTGTTTTTCCGAAAGGGAAAATATTGAAATCCTGAATTGGATTGTAAAGTCAAAGCCCGTTGACTGGCAACGGGCTTTGTTTGGGAATTGTTTTTTAATCCCTACCTTTTTCTATTTAGAGATTTAATCCCTCCAAACCTCCCTTTAAAAAAGGGAGGCTTTTCCCCTCTTTGAAAAAGAGGGGCTAGGGGAGATTCTTTAAACCACCAAGTTCACTAATTTATTTGGTACAACAATTTCTTTCTTGGTTGGACCTGTCAAGAATTGTTGAACTTCAGGTAATGCTTTTGCTTGCGCCAAGATGTCATCTTTAGACGCATCTACAGACACTTCAAGTTTGCCACGAAGTTTACCGTTCACTTGAACCACGATGGTTTGCGTATTACGTGTAAGTGCAGACTCATCAACAGCAGGGAACAATACTTTTTCCAATTCGATGCCGAACTCAGCCAATAACGTTTGGCTTAAGTGTGGTGCAAATGGTGCAAGTAAAGTTAACAGCGTAGTGATAGATTCACGTGCAACAGCCACGTCATTGTCATCTTTCGCTTCAAACTTGTTATTCGCGTTGAGAAGTTCCATCATCGCAGCAATGGCAGTGTTGAATGCATGACGACGTTCGATGTCATCACCCACTTTTTGGATGGTTTCGTGTGTTTTACGACGTAAGTCTTGCGCAGCAGTAGATAGCGCAGCTTTGTCAATGTTAGACGCGTTGTTGCCTTGTTCAAGGAAACCAGTTGCCAAACGCCATACACGTTTCAAGAAGCGGTTCGCACCTTCAACACCTGCATCCGACCACTCAAGTGACTGATCTGGTGGCGCAGCAAACATCATGAACACACGTGCAGTATCTGCACCGTATTGGTCAATGATTGATTGTGGGTCGATACCATTGTTTTTCGACTTCGACATTTTTTCTTGACCGCCAACGACAACGTCTTGGCCATCTTCTTTGTATTTCGCAGAAGTGATACGACCTTTTTCATCTTTCTCAAGTTCGATGTCAGCAGGGTTGAACCACGTTTTCTTACCTGATTCCGCTTCACGGTAATACGTATCAGCCAATACCATACCTTGTGTTAACAAGTTGGTGAATGGTTCGTTACCTTGAACTACGCCTTCATCACGCATCAATTTATGGAAGAAGCGCGCATAAAGTAAATGCAGAATCGCGTGTTCAACACCACCGATGTATTGGTTCACTGGAAGCCAGGTTTGACCCGCTTCAGGTTTTACCATGCCGCCAGTAAAGTCTGGAGATGCATAACGTGCATAATACCAAGATGATTCTACGAATGTATCTAGCGTATCTGTTTCACGACGAGCGTCGCCACCACAGCTTGGGCACTTAGTTTCATAGAACTCAGGCATTTTATTCAGTGGGTTACCTGAACCATCTGGAACAACGTCAGTCGGAAGAACCACAGGAAGTTGATCTTCAGGCACTGGCACTTGACCACATGATGGACAGTTAATCATTGGAATTGGACAACCCCAATAACGCTGACGAGAAACACCCCAGTCACGTAGACGGAATTGAACTTTTACGTTGGCAAGCTTTTGAGGCTCTAATTTTGCAAGGAAGGCATCAAATGCACCTTGGAAATCTAAACCGTCAAATTCACCTGAATTTACCAGTGTGCCTTCTTTCGAGCCGTACCATTCTTGCCATTGAGTTGCATCAAAGTCCGCATCGTCTGCACCTTTGGCATCAATCACTTGCTTGATGGTTAAGCCATATTTGTTGGCAAACTCGAAGTCGCGTTCATCGTGTGATGGAACCGCCATCACCGCACCTGAACCATAAGACATCAAGACGTAGTTTGCGATCCAAACTGGAACTTCTTCGCCAGTAACAGGGTGTTTAACAAACAGACCTGTTGCCATGCCTTTCTTCTCAGCAGTCGCAAGATCCGCTTCTGCCACTGAACCCATACGGCATTCTTCAATAAATGCTGCAAGTTCAGGATTTGTTTCCGCCGCTTTAAGCGCCATTGGGTGCTCTGCTGCAACTGCAACATAAGTCACGCCCATCAACGTATCAGCACGCGTGGTAAATACTGTTAAACCATCTGCATACACGTCTGGGTTCGCAGAAGGGAAGGTAATTTCCATACCCTGTGAGCGACCAATCCAGTTACGTTGCATGGTCAAGACTTGTTGTGGCCAACCGTCTTTGAGCGTGTCTAAATCGTCAAGTAATTCTTGCGCATAGTCAGTGATGCGGAAGTAGTACATTGGAATATCACGTTTTTCAACCAATGCACCTGAACGCCAGCCGCGACCATTTTCAACTTGTTCGTTTGCAAGAACAGTTTGATCGACTGGATCCCAGTTCACAGTAGAAAGTTTACGGTAGATCAAGCCTTTTTTATAAAGCTGAACGAATAACCATTGTTCCCAGCGATAGTATTCTGGTGTGCACGTCGCGAATTCACGGTCCCAATCTACAGACAAACCAAGTTTTTTCAATTGGTCACGCATGTAAGCAATGTTTTCAAATGTCCATTTTGCAGGGGCAACTTGATGGGCAATTGCTGCGTTTTCCGCAGGTAAACCAAACGCATCCCAACCCATTGGTTGAAGTACAGTTTCACCTTTTAAACGGTGGAAACGGCTGATCACGTCACCAATCGTATAGTTACGCACATGACCCATATGCAGTTTGCCACTTGGGTAAGGGAACATCGAGAGGATATAACGACGTGGACCTTCTACTGTGTCGGCAACTTTAAAGGCTTTGCGAGATTCCCAATCCTGTTGGACTTGAGGCTCAATCGCACTGGCTTGGTATTCAGAGTCAATGTGAGTAGTCATATACGTAATACAAGAGAACGGTTAAAAAATTTAACGCACAGCATAGCGCAAAATGCACCTAAAAGTGAATTTTGCACTCACATTTCCCGAAGAAAAAACGACGGTTCTATAGGGCGGAGTCCTTATAAAGCGACTGCGCGATTTTTAGATTGTTGCAATGCCTCGTTCGCTTCGCGTTGCTGCTGGTCTTGATCCGCTGGAGCTTGAGGCGATTGTTGCTGCTGGCCTTGAGAAAGGTTCTCGGTTTGTTCAACAGGATCAGTACTTCTAGGAGATGTTGGTGCTGAATTTTTCCAGCCATAAGTTTCCACTTTGCCTGCTTTTTTGGCATTTTTCGGCGGTGGTGTTTTGGTGTAATGCGTTACCCCTTTGGCATCGACCCATTTATAGTATTGATCTGCCATGGTATTTCCACTCACAAAACTGAGCAGAAGGGTGCTGGTTAAAATAGCAAACAGTGAGCGTTTCATAGTTTTCGATCCTTTGCAATTTCAGCATTCAGTTTGTGCATATTGTAGTCAGTTTAAATAATCAGAGGAGAATTTTTATCTATTTTTATCGACATTTCGTAGTAAATGCAGAGAAAGGTAATTGAGTAAAATGTAAGCAAGCGAATAAGTAAATTTATTTATAAACGTTAAAATCAAAAAATAGAAAAATTCATTCATTTTTTTTATATGAGACATATTAAAAATTTATGCAAATAAATATCTATCATAATGATTTTATTAAATATATTTGGTTGATATAGAGGGTGCTTAAAGCTTTACTTTTGATAAAAGTTTAGAAAAACAGCAAAAAACCTGCGAGGTAGATGAAACAGAGTGTTTTTTAAACTTGACTTTAAAGCCTGAAAACACAAGAATGCAGCATTAGTTTTATATGCCTTAGATCGATCACCCTTCGAATAAGTGTCATTTCATGCAGTGGGCAATTTCTCTAGCCGAGAAATTGAACAAAGCTAAACAAAATATGTTTATCCCAACATGTTTTAGGTCTTGTATTGCTCGAACAGCTGAAAGATCAGATTTTTTCCCTATTGCGATGAAAACTATGAAATTTATGTGCTATAACAGTGCAGACAGTTAATGAATGAACACTGCAAATGCCTCCCATTTGTGCAGTGAATAATATTAGGGTGAATCACGTTGGAACTTCTATCTGGTGGTGAAATGCTTGTTCGCGCATTAGCGGACGAAGGCGTTGAACATGTTTTTGGATATCCAGGCGGCGCAGTTCTTCATATTTATGATGCGCTATTTCAACAAGACAGAATTAATCATTACCTCGTACGTCACGAACAAGCTGCCGGCCACATGGCAGATGCTTACTCGCGCGTAACCGGTAAAACAGGTGTTGTACTTGTCACATCAGGCCCGGGCGCAACCAATACGGTAACTCCAATTGCAACAGCCTATATGGACTCAATCCCAATGGTGATTTTGTCTGGTCAGGTTGCGAGTCATCTGATTGGTGAAGATGCATTCCAGGAAACCGATATGGTGGGGATCTCTCGCCCAATCGTGAAGCATAGCTTCCAAGTGCGTCATGCAAGCGAAATTCCTGCAATCATCAAAAAAGCATTCTATATCGCGTCTTCTGGTCGTCCAGGTCCAGTTGTTGTTGATATTCCAAAAGATGCAACCAATCCTGCAGAAAAATTTGCATACGAATATCCTGAAAAAGTGAAGATGCGTTCTTACCAACCACCTTACCGGGGTCATTCAGGTCAAATTCGTAAAGCGATTGAAGAATTGATCAACGCGAAACGCCCAGTGATTTACTCTGGCGGTGGTGTGGTTCAAGGCAATGCTTCAGCTCAATTGACTGAAATTGCGCACATCCTTGGTTATCCAGTAACCAATACCTTAATGGGTCTTGGCGCATTCCCTGGTGATGATGAGCAGTTCCTGGGCATGTTGGGTATGCATGGTACTTACGAAGCCAATATGGCAATGCACAATGCAGACTTGATCTTCTGTGTTGGCGCACGTTTCGATGACCGTGTAACCAATAATCCGGCAAAATTCTGTCCAAACGCAAAAGTGATTCATATTGATATCGACCCAGCGACGATTTCAAAAACGATCATGGCACACATTCCAATCGTAGGTGCAGTTGAACCTGTATTGAACGAAATGTTGAGCCAATTGAAGCAAATGAATGTGTCTAAGCCAAATCCTGAAGTGATTGCAGATTGGTGGAAACAGATTGATGAATGGCGCCAAGTGAATTGCTTGAAATATGAAACACCAACTGACGGTTCAATGAAACCGCAGCAAGTGGTTCGTGCTTTAGACAAAATCACCAATGGCGAAGCGATCATTACCTCTGACGTAGGTCAGCATCAAATGTTTGGTGCATTGCACTATCGCTACAAGCGTCCTCGTCAATGGATCAACTCGGGTGGTCTAGGCACCATGGGCGTGGGCTTGCCATACGCAATGGCAGCGAAGCTTGCATTCCCAGATCAGCAAGTGGTGTGTATTACCGGTGAAGCATCAATTCAGATGTGTATCCAAGAGCTTTCTACATGTAAGCAATACGGCTTGAACGTGAAAATCTTGTGCTTGAATAACCGTGCCTTAGGTATGGTGAAACAATGGCAAGACATGAACTACGAAGGTCGTCATTCGAGCTCTTATGTAGAGTCATTGCCTGACTTTGCCAAGTTAATGGAAGCATACGGTCACGTGGGCATTCAGATTGACCATGCAGATGAGCTTGAGTCTAAGCTTGCTGAAGCAATGGCAATCAATGACAAGTGTGTATTCATTAACGTCATGGTAGACCGCACTGAGCACGTTTATCCGATGTTGGTTGCAGGTCAATCAATGCAAGATATGTGGTTAGCGAAAGGGGAGCGCACAGCATGAGACATATCATCTCTGTACTTGTTGAAAATGAATCAGGCGCGCTTTCTCGTTTAGTGGGTTTGTTCTCACAACGTGGCTACAACATTGAAACATTAAACGTTGCGCCAACTGAAGATCCAACGCTTTCTCGTTTGACATTGACCACTTATGGCGATGATCACAAGATCGAACAAATCACTAAGCAGTTGAATAAATTAGTTGAAGTGGTAAAAGTAGTTGATCTGTCAGAAGGTGCACACATCGAGCGTGAATTAATGCTGATCAAAGTAAAAGCATTGGGTTCATCTCGTGACGAAATTAAGCGTACTGCTGATATTTTCCGTGGTCAGATTGTTGATGTAACACCAACGACTTACACGATTCAAATCGCAGGAACGACTGAAAAGGTGGATGCGTTTATTGATGCACTTGCAGAACATACTATTTTAGAAGTAGTTCGTTCAGGTGTTTCGGGTATCGCACGCGGCGAAAAAGTATTGACCATCTAAAATTGAATTTATTTCCTCGACTTTAAACAGAAGAGGGTATCAGGCGATGTAAACACAGGGTCATCGCCTGATTAAACGAACACTAAGCATTTAAGCGGAGACAGCAATGCAAATTTTTTACGATAAAGACTGCGACTTATCTATCATCCAATCTAAGAAAGTAGCGATCATTGGTTACGGTTCACAAGGTCACGCGCATGCGCTTAACCTTAAAGATTCAGGCGTTGACGTAACTGTTGGTCTACGTGCTGGTTCTACTTCTTGGAAGAAAGCTGAGAATTCTGGTCTTAAAGTTGCTGAGGTTCCTGCTGCTGTTGCTCAAGCTGACGTAGTAATGATCTTGACTCCAGATGAGTTCCAAGCTCAACTTTACCGCGACGTAATCGAGCCAAACATCAAGCAAGGTGCAACTCTTGCATTTGCTCACGGTTTCTCTGTTCTTTACAACCAAGTTGTTCCACGTGCTGACTTAGACGTAATCATGGTTGCTCCAAAAGCACCTGGTCACACAGTACGTTCTGAATACCAACGTGGTTCAGGTGTTCCTGATCTTATTGCTATTCACCAAGATGCTTCTGGTAACGCTCGTAACTTAGCTCTTTCTTATGCTTCAGGCGTAGGTGGCGGCCGTACTGGTATTATCGAAACTTCATTCCGTGAAGAAACTGAAACTGACCTATTTGGTGAGCAAGCAGTTCTTTGTGGTGGTGCTGTTGAACTTGTTAAAATGGGCTTCGAAACTCTTGTTGAAGCTGGTTATGCTCCAGAAATGGCGTACTTCGAATGTCTACACGAACTTAAATTGATCGTTGACTTAATGTTCGAAGGCGGTATCGCGGACATGAACTACTCAGTATCTAACAACGCTGAATACGGCGAATATGTAACTGGTACTGAAGTAATCAACGAACAATCTCGTGAAGCGATGCGTAATGCGCTTAAACGTATTCAATCTGGCGAATACGCGAAGATGTTCATCCAAGAAGGTGCTTTAAACTACCCTTCTATGACTGCTCGTCGTCGTCAAAACGCGGCTCACGGTATCGAAGTAACTGGTAACAAGTTACGTGCGATGATGCCTTGGATTCAAGCAAACAAAATCGTTGATAAAGAGAAAAACTAATTTCTCGAATCAATTGATTTGAATACGGAAACCCACTCTTTTAGAGTGGGTTTTTTATATTTATCGTTACGTGCCTCAAATATATGAAAGCATTACTTTCATCTATTTTCGTACCTTGGATTCAAGCAAACAAAATCGTTGATAAAGAGAAAAACTAATTTCTCGAATCAATTGATTTGAATACGGAAACCCACTCTTTTAGAGTGGGTTTTTATATTTATCGTTACGTGCCTCAAATATATGAAAGCATTACTTTCATCTATTTTCGTACCTTGGATCCAAGCAAACAAAATCGTAGACAAAGAAAAGAACTAAGTTCTAATTTCTAAGTCAAAAAGCCCTTGTTTTTAACAGGGGCTTTTTTATGCTTGTAAAAACAAAACTGACTTATTTGAGTTGAACTTCGTACCTCAAATAGGTGAAAGCAGTGTTTTTACTCCTTGTACTTCGCACAAAACAGAGTTTTCGCTCCTTGCGCTTCATTCGAAGCAGTACTTTCACTTCTTGCACTTCGTATAAAACAGTGTTTTGTACTCGTTCATACCTTGGATCCAAGCAAACATAATCGTTGGTAAAGAGAAAAACTAATTTCTTTATTTGATTGATTTGAATGCGGAAACTTACTCAATTTGAGTGGTTTTTTCATATTTTTCGTTTCAAAAAATGTAAATTATTAGATTTAAAAATAAGTTATTATGTGTTGATTTTTTATTGATTTAGAAATACTAGCCCTTAGATTAAGAGGGATTATGAGGCAGTGAAAGATTAAATTTAAGATAAAATAAATTATAAAAAGATAATGGCTTATACAATTGATTGATAGGTGAAGATTTTTTAAGTATTCTGAGGTTTTAAGAAATCAATAAAAATCGTAATCTTTATATTTAAAATGAAAAATAAATTAATTTTTTTAATATGAAGTTAATTGAATTATTATTTGAACTAATTTTAATTCAATAAAATTATAATAAAATTTAAGGCCTGATAAATCTGTATAGAAATGAAATAAAAGTTATTAATTCTGATACAAATATTAAAATAGTGAAAAATAATTTATTAAGTTTTTGATTGTAAAAGGTTAATTGTTTATATTGATTGGGTATTTGCTGAGAAGAATAATGTAAATAAATGAAAAATCAAAAAAATAAATTTAGTAAATTTTTTATTTTAAAATATTGGATTGTAAATTGTAAGGTTTTGTAAGGTTTTAAGATTTGATGGGTTGTCTTAATTTTTAAAAATAAATTTTAAAAAACAATGATTTATTTTTAATTATTTTTTTATATTAACAATATTAATAGAAATTGGGTTTTTATAAATCCATCTATAAACTACCTTGATTATAAAATAATCTTTTTAAAATATAATGATCTACAAGAAATGTGTGCTTTTGTTAAAAGATAATAAAATATATTGTGAAAAGTATCACATTTGTATGTTTTTGAGCTAATGATAATAAGATAAGTCTACGGTTAGGTGGCTGCACTCATAATAATAAGAGTTTTGCATTAACCGTTCTTCGAAATAAATATTTATATTCTTTTAAAAGAATGGAGAAAAAAATGAATAAAATAGTTCTAACAGCATTAGCATCAGTTGTACTTGGCTTAGGATCAGTAAGTATATATGCAGGTGGCCCAGATCGTGGCCCAGGTCCATCTAAACCGACTAAGCCACATAAACCAGGCAAGCATGCTTGTGGTGATAAGTGTGATGGAAAAATTAATGTAGTTCTAGATGTCGCTCGACATTGCGATCTAGATATCGTAGATGAAACCTTAACGCTGGCTCAAGCACAAAATGGTACTTGGACAGATACAGGAACATTTAATGTACGTACAAATGCACCATACAGACTGCAAATCTCAGCACCAAATACCTTAACTGGAGCGGGTGGCGCAGTACCGGTACAAGTGAGCACACGTCAAAATGGCGCTGCTGATGTCTACAATGGTGGCACTTTAGCTAGTACAGGTAATGCTGATCAGGCATTTAATGTAACTGCAACTGTTGCACAAAATGATTACAATAACGCTGATGCTGGTACTTACCGTGGTACTTATACAGTGGCAGTCAAATTCTAAAAAAATAAGAAAATTATTCTTATAAAACAGTTGAATAATTAGGAGATGTTTTTAACATCTCCTACTTTAATTTAAAAAGTTAATAATAATTATATTTAAATATTTGGAGTCAAAGGTGAATATAAAATTAATAGGGTTGCTCATTATGCTCCTATACAGTGCTTCTTTGTCTGCAGGAATTAAATTTAATCCGATACAATTAAATATCCAAGACTTTAAAAGACAAAAAAGTACGACGGTTAATATCGAAAGTACTGGTCTATCTAAATCTAAAATTTATGAAGTTAATGCATTTAAATGGCAGCAGGATGAAAGAGGAGAAGATGTACTTGTAGAAGATGAAACTTTATTATTTAATCCAAAAACTTTTGAACTTAAGCCGGAAAGTAAGCAGATAGTACGTATAGGCTTTAGTCAACCTCCAGAAAATTTGGAAAAACAACAGTCTTGGAGAGTGGTTTTTAAAGAAGTAACACCAGTTGCAGAGGAGTCTGTAATTAACTTTTTATTTAATTTTTCTCTACCGCTTTTTGCTGGAAAGATAGTTCCGCCGAAGCTTAGTGTGGATTTACACAAGATGAATAATTCGGCCTATCTTAATATAATTAATTCAGCAAATTCTTTTGCGAAAATTACTGAAGTTATTGTACTCGATAATAAAAATAATGAATTACTTCGACAGGATTTAGCGTT is a window of Acinetobacter sp. ASP199 DNA encoding:
- the leuS gene encoding leucine--tRNA ligase, whose product is MTTHIDSEYQASAIEPQVQQDWESRKAFKVADTVEGPRRYILSMFPYPSGKLHMGHVRNYTIGDVISRFHRLKGETVLQPMGWDAFGLPAENAAIAHQVAPAKWTFENIAYMRDQLKKLGLSVDWDREFATCTPEYYRWEQWLFVQLYKKGLIYRKLSTVNWDPVDQTVLANEQVENGRGWRSGALVEKRDIPMYYFRITDYAQELLDDLDTLKDGWPQQVLTMQRNWIGRSQGMEITFPSANPDVYADGLTVFTTRADTLMGVTYVAVAAEHPMALKAAETNPELAAFIEECRMGSVAEADLATAEKKGMATGLFVKHPVTGEEVPVWIANYVLMSYGSGAVMAVPSHDERDFEFANKYGLTIKQVIDAKGADDADFDATQWQEWYGSKEGTLVNSGEFDGLDFQGAFDAFLAKLEPQKLANVKVQFRLRDWGVSRQRYWGCPIPMINCPSCGQVPVPEDQLPVVLPTDVVPDGSGNPLNKMPEFYETKCPSCGGDARRETDTLDTFVESSWYYARYASPDFTGGMVKPEAGQTWLPVNQYIGGVEHAILHLLYARFFHKLMRDEGVVQGNEPFTNLLTQGMVLADTYYREAESGKKTWFNPADIELEKDEKGRITSAKYKEDGQDVVVGGQEKMSKSKNNGIDPQSIIDQYGADTARVFMMFAAPPDQSLEWSDAGVEGANRFLKRVWRLATGFLEQGNNASNIDKAALSTAAQDLRRKTHETIQKVGDDIERRHAFNTAIAAMMELLNANNKFEAKDDNDVAVARESITTLLTLLAPFAPHLSQTLLAEFGIELEKVLFPAVDESALTRNTQTIVVQVNGKLRGKLEVSVDASKDDILAQAKALPEVQQFLTGPTKKEIVVPNKLVNLVV
- a CDS encoding DUF4124 domain-containing protein; amino-acid sequence: MKRSLFAILTSTLLLSFVSGNTMADQYYKWVDAKGVTHYTKTPPPKNAKKAGKVETYGWKNSAPTSPRSTDPVEQTENLSQGQQQQSPQAPADQDQQQREANEALQQSKNRAVAL
- a CDS encoding acetolactate synthase 3 large subunit is translated as MELLSGGEMLVRALADEGVEHVFGYPGGAVLHIYDALFQQDRINHYLVRHEQAAGHMADAYSRVTGKTGVVLVTSGPGATNTVTPIATAYMDSIPMVILSGQVASHLIGEDAFQETDMVGISRPIVKHSFQVRHASEIPAIIKKAFYIASSGRPGPVVVDIPKDATNPAEKFAYEYPEKVKMRSYQPPYRGHSGQIRKAIEELINAKRPVIYSGGGVVQGNASAQLTEIAHILGYPVTNTLMGLGAFPGDDEQFLGMLGMHGTYEANMAMHNADLIFCVGARFDDRVTNNPAKFCPNAKVIHIDIDPATISKTIMAHIPIVGAVEPVLNEMLSQLKQMNVSKPNPEVIADWWKQIDEWRQVNCLKYETPTDGSMKPQQVVRALDKITNGEAIITSDVGQHQMFGALHYRYKRPRQWINSGGLGTMGVGLPYAMAAKLAFPDQQVVCITGEASIQMCIQELSTCKQYGLNVKILCLNNRALGMVKQWQDMNYEGRHSSSYVESLPDFAKLMEAYGHVGIQIDHADELESKLAEAMAINDKCVFINVMVDRTEHVYPMLVAGQSMQDMWLAKGERTA
- the ilvN gene encoding acetolactate synthase small subunit, with protein sequence MRHIISVLVENESGALSRLVGLFSQRGYNIETLNVAPTEDPTLSRLTLTTYGDDHKIEQITKQLNKLVEVVKVVDLSEGAHIERELMLIKVKALGSSRDEIKRTADIFRGQIVDVTPTTYTIQIAGTTEKVDAFIDALAEHTILEVVRSGVSGIARGEKVLTI
- the ilvC gene encoding ketol-acid reductoisomerase, with protein sequence MQIFYDKDCDLSIIQSKKVAIIGYGSQGHAHALNLKDSGVDVTVGLRAGSTSWKKAENSGLKVAEVPAAVAQADVVMILTPDEFQAQLYRDVIEPNIKQGATLAFAHGFSVLYNQVVPRADLDVIMVAPKAPGHTVRSEYQRGSGVPDLIAIHQDASGNARNLALSYASGVGGGRTGIIETSFREETETDLFGEQAVLCGGAVELVKMGFETLVEAGYAPEMAYFECLHELKLIVDLMFEGGIADMNYSVSNNAEYGEYVTGTEVINEQSREAMRNALKRIQSGEYAKMFIQEGALNYPSMTARRRQNAAHGIEVTGNKLRAMMPWIQANKIVDKEKN
- a CDS encoding molecular chaperone — its product is MNIKLIGLLIMLLYSASLSAGIKFNPIQLNIQDFKRQKSTTVNIESTGLSKSKIYEVNAFKWQQDERGEDVLVEDETLLFNPKTFELKPESKQIVRIGFSQPPENLEKQQSWRVVFKEVTPVAEESVINFLFNFSLPLFAGKIVPPKLSVDLHKMNNSAYLNIINSANSFAKITEVIVLDNKNNELLRQDLALYVLSGNKIKFELGEIKTGNIAKLKIKLDEQAGYLEFPVKG